The following are from one region of the Haemophilus parainfluenzae genome:
- the hflD gene encoding high frequency lysogenization protein HflD, whose amino-acid sequence MKNYNDMALALAGVCQSVLLISQLAQKGEVDNQDAFQTTIHSLLITQPEDTLAVFGGDVQHLKVGLNTLIEQLTQLNDKNLLNYWGSLLALESKLNKQPEIKQELGRRIARLPEQLAYHDNQFDDEMFSIMANIYVDTISPLGKRIHIIGSAYHLQQQSVQDKIRACLLAGIRSAVLWRQVGGSKWQLLFHRKKLVQAARQLYLTLN is encoded by the coding sequence ATGAAAAATTATAATGATATGGCTCTGGCACTTGCCGGTGTTTGTCAATCAGTCTTATTAATCAGTCAATTAGCACAAAAAGGCGAAGTTGATAACCAAGATGCATTCCAAACGACCATTCATTCTCTTCTCATTACTCAACCTGAAGATACATTAGCCGTATTTGGCGGTGATGTTCAACATCTTAAAGTGGGATTAAACACGCTTATTGAGCAACTCACCCAATTAAACGACAAAAATTTATTAAACTACTGGGGCAGCTTGTTAGCGTTAGAGAGCAAATTAAACAAACAACCTGAAATCAAACAAGAACTTGGCCGCCGTATTGCCCGTTTACCGGAACAACTTGCTTATCACGACAATCAATTTGATGATGAGATGTTTTCTATCATGGCAAACATTTATGTCGATACGATTAGCCCTTTAGGCAAACGCATCCACATTATTGGTTCGGCATATCATTTGCAGCAACAAAGCGTGCAAGACAAAATTCGTGCGTGTTTACTTGCCGGCATTCGTTCTGCCGTTTTGTGGCGTCAAGTCGGCGGCAGCAAATGGCAACTGTTGTTTCATCGTAAAAAATTAGTGCAAGCGGCACGACAACTCTACTTAACTTTAAATTAA
- the trpS gene encoding tryptophan--tRNA ligase, whose amino-acid sequence MTKPIVFSGVQPSGELTIGNYLGALRNWVKMQEDYECIFCVVDLHAITVRQDPVALRKATLDVLALYLACGIDPNKSTIFVQSHVPEHTQLSWVLNCYTYFGEMSRMTQFKDKSARYAENINVGLFDYPVLMAADILLYQAKSVPVGDDQKQHLEITRDIAARFNALYGDIFTIPEIFLGKAGARIMSLQDPDKKMSKSDDNRNNVVTLLEDPKSVAKKIKRAVTDSDEPPVVRYDVKNKAGVSNLLDILSAVTDKSVADLEKEFEGKMYGHLKTAVADEVSNLLAGLQERFYQYRNDEALLDEILRQGAEKARARAKETLAKVYEAVGFVAAK is encoded by the coding sequence ATGACAAAACCAATTGTATTCAGTGGCGTGCAGCCTTCCGGCGAATTAACTATCGGGAATTATTTAGGTGCACTTCGCAACTGGGTGAAAATGCAAGAAGATTATGAGTGTATTTTCTGTGTGGTGGATTTACATGCCATCACGGTACGTCAAGACCCTGTAGCACTTCGCAAAGCGACTCTTGATGTGCTCGCCCTTTACTTGGCTTGTGGCATTGATCCGAATAAAAGCACGATCTTTGTGCAATCTCATGTACCAGAGCATACTCAACTAAGCTGGGTGTTAAACTGTTACACCTATTTTGGTGAAATGAGCCGTATGACTCAATTTAAAGATAAATCAGCACGTTATGCTGAAAATATTAACGTGGGTTTATTTGATTATCCGGTTTTAATGGCAGCAGATATCTTACTTTACCAAGCGAAAAGCGTGCCGGTAGGGGATGACCAAAAACAACATTTAGAAATCACCCGTGATATTGCCGCTCGTTTTAATGCGCTTTATGGTGATATTTTCACGATTCCTGAAATTTTCTTAGGCAAAGCAGGTGCGCGTATTATGTCTTTGCAAGATCCTGATAAAAAAATGTCTAAATCAGATGATAACCGCAATAACGTGGTGACCTTGCTTGAAGATCCTAAATCGGTAGCGAAAAAAATCAAACGCGCGGTGACAGACTCTGATGAACCGCCTGTTGTTCGTTATGACGTGAAAAACAAAGCGGGCGTGTCTAACTTATTAGATATCCTTTCTGCAGTAACGGATAAATCTGTGGCAGACCTTGAAAAAGAATTTGAAGGCAAAATGTATGGACACTTAAAAACAGCGGTGGCTGACGAAGTGTCAAACTTACTTGCGGGTTTACAAGAACGTTTCTATCAATATCGTAACGATGAAGCACTTTTAGACGAGATTTTACGTCAAGGTGCAGAAAAAGCCCGTGCAAGAGCGAAAGAAACCCTTGCCAAAGTGTACGAAGCCGTCGGCTTTGTCGCTGCAAAATAA
- a CDS encoding YfcZ/YiiS family protein has translation MAIQTEKPIECVGCNTFDMKSLFDNSDCSFPIEQFYATRQDAEGALEYFTLKARDVESEPCQIQSEIQQVEEGYVLKAVFTFCCQAELVIFQMKLV, from the coding sequence ATGGCCATTCAAACAGAAAAACCTATTGAATGTGTAGGCTGTAATACTTTCGATATGAAATCATTGTTTGATAACAGTGATTGTAGTTTCCCTATCGAACAGTTTTACGCGACTCGTCAAGATGCAGAAGGCGCATTGGAATATTTCACATTAAAAGCACGTGATGTAGAAAGTGAACCTTGCCAAATTCAATCTGAAATTCAACAGGTTGAAGAGGGATATGTACTTAAAGCGGTTTTCACATTCTGCTGCCAAGCGGAATTAGTGATTTTCCAAATGAAGCTTGTGTAA
- a CDS encoding 4Fe-4S cluster-binding domain-containing protein: MTALSDIYVPLHRIIPFSNVEGQGNRTSIFLQGCKLNCLYCHNPETIPRYAEGAHQVSLQYLYEQVMDAVPFIRGVTVSGGEPTIHHKKLVPLFQKLREEGLTCYLDSSGFFEFDAIRPLIDVTDKFLFDLKGEGLGLQSLCFDRQNRQGIVPQNIIPTHQHIKQENLDRNLKNLAQLLPLNKVEEVRLVYVANFFDAEQLVEKVASLLKDYPDVLFKIIRMHTKGARDAEGLTPYVPTVEQTQALENYAKSCGLTKIVTIL, from the coding sequence GTGACCGCACTTTCTGATATTTATGTTCCCCTGCATCGTATTATTCCTTTTTCTAATGTAGAAGGGCAGGGGAATCGTACCAGTATTTTCTTACAAGGTTGTAAGTTAAACTGTCTTTATTGCCATAATCCAGAAACCATTCCTCGTTATGCAGAAGGCGCTCATCAAGTCAGCCTGCAGTATTTGTATGAGCAAGTAATGGATGCAGTTCCTTTCATTCGTGGCGTAACCGTTTCTGGCGGTGAACCCACCATTCATCATAAAAAGCTCGTTCCATTGTTTCAAAAACTACGTGAGGAAGGGCTAACTTGCTATTTAGATAGCAGTGGTTTCTTTGAATTTGACGCAATTCGTCCTTTAATTGATGTCACAGACAAATTTCTCTTTGACCTGAAAGGAGAAGGGCTTGGCTTGCAAAGTTTGTGCTTTGATAGGCAAAATCGGCAAGGCATTGTCCCTCAAAACATTATTCCTACTCATCAACATATCAAACAAGAAAATTTAGATCGCAATTTGAAGAACTTGGCGCAATTATTGCCATTAAATAAAGTGGAAGAAGTGCGGTTAGTTTATGTGGCAAATTTTTTTGATGCAGAACAGTTGGTGGAAAAAGTCGCGTCCTTATTGAAAGACTATCCGGATGTGTTGTTCAAAATTATCCGAATGCACACAAAAGGTGCACGAGACGCCGAAGGACTCACGCCTTATGTCCCAACTGTTGAACAGACCCAAGCACTTGAAAACTATGCGAAATCTTGTGGTCTGACCAAAATTGTGACCATTTTATAA
- a CDS encoding NupC/NupG family nucleoside CNT transporter, with amino-acid sequence MGILGSVLGIVVLLVIAVLFSNNRKAINLRTVLGALAIQIGFAALILYVPFGRYALQATANGVSNVIAYGNEGINFVFGGLADPSNAGFIFAVKVLPIIVFFSGLISVLYYLGIMQVVIKVIGGALQAALGTSKAESMSAAANIFVGQTEAPLVVRPYIKNMTQSELFAIMAGGTASIAGSVMAGYAGMGVPLTYLIAASFMAAPAGLLFAKILFPQTEQFNDKQPETDDSEKPTNVLEAMAGGASAGMQLALNVGAMLIAFVGLIALINGILGGVGGWFGYGDLTLQSIFGWIFKPLAYLIGVSWDESAIAGQMIGMKLAVNEFVGYLEFAKYLQPDTAVVLSEKTKAIITFALCGFANFSSIAILIGGIGGMAPNRRGDVARLGLKAVVAGTLANLMSATIAGLFIELSGVAM; translated from the coding sequence ATGGGTATTTTAGGTAGCGTTTTAGGCATTGTCGTATTACTGGTCATTGCCGTATTATTTTCAAATAATCGTAAGGCGATTAATTTACGTACTGTATTAGGGGCTTTGGCGATCCAAATCGGATTTGCGGCCCTTATTTTGTATGTGCCGTTTGGTCGTTATGCATTACAAGCGACAGCAAATGGTGTATCAAATGTTATCGCTTATGGTAATGAAGGGATTAACTTCGTCTTTGGTGGCTTAGCAGATCCTTCAAATGCCGGCTTTATCTTTGCGGTGAAAGTGTTACCAATCATCGTCTTTTTCTCTGGTTTAATTTCGGTGCTTTACTATTTAGGCATCATGCAAGTGGTCATCAAAGTGATTGGTGGTGCATTGCAAGCTGCGTTAGGTACATCTAAAGCAGAATCAATGTCTGCAGCCGCGAATATCTTCGTTGGTCAAACTGAAGCACCTTTAGTGGTTCGCCCTTACATTAAAAATATGACCCAATCTGAATTGTTCGCTATTATGGCGGGTGGTACAGCTTCTATCGCGGGTTCAGTAATGGCAGGTTATGCAGGAATGGGCGTACCATTGACTTACTTAATCGCAGCATCTTTCATGGCTGCACCAGCAGGTTTATTATTTGCGAAAATTTTATTCCCACAAACTGAACAATTTAACGATAAACAACCTGAAACGGATGATAGCGAAAAACCAACCAACGTGCTTGAAGCAATGGCAGGTGGTGCGAGTGCAGGTATGCAATTAGCGTTAAACGTAGGTGCGATGTTAATCGCATTCGTGGGTTTAATCGCTTTAATTAACGGTATCTTAGGTGGCGTAGGCGGCTGGTTCGGTTACGGTGATTTAACATTACAATCAATCTTTGGTTGGATCTTCAAACCATTAGCGTATTTAATTGGTGTATCTTGGGATGAATCTGCAATTGCGGGTCAAATGATTGGTATGAAATTAGCGGTGAACGAATTCGTGGGGTACTTAGAGTTCGCGAAATACTTACAACCAGATACAGCAGTTGTATTAAGTGAAAAAACTAAAGCCATCATTACTTTCGCATTATGTGGTTTCGCTAACTTCAGCTCTATCGCAATCTTAATCGGCGGTATCGGTGGTATGGCACCAAATCGTCGTGGTGATGTGGCTCGCTTAGGTTTAAAAGCAGTTGTCGCAGGTACATTAGCTAACTTAATGAGTGCGACTATCGCAGGTTTATTCATCGAGTTAAGCGGCGTAGCAATGTAA
- the deoD gene encoding purine-nucleoside phosphorylase — translation MTPHINAPEGAFADVVLMPGDPLRAKYIAETFLEDAKEVTNVRNMLGYTGTYKGRRISVMGHGMGIPSCSIYAKELITEYGVKKIIRVGSCGAVRMDVKVRDVIIGLGACTDSKVNRIRFKDNDFAAIADFDMAQAAVQAAKEKGKLVRVGNLFSADLFYTPDFEMFDVMEKYGILGVEMEAAGIYGVAAEYGAKALCICTVSDHIRTHEQTTAEERQLTFNDMIEIALESVLIGDKA, via the coding sequence ATGACTCCACATATTAATGCTCCTGAAGGCGCATTTGCAGATGTTGTATTAATGCCAGGCGATCCGCTTCGTGCAAAATATATTGCTGAAACATTCTTAGAAGATGCGAAAGAAGTGACTAACGTTCGCAATATGTTGGGTTATACCGGTACTTATAAAGGTCGTCGTATCTCTGTTATGGGTCACGGTATGGGTATCCCATCTTGCTCAATTTATGCGAAAGAATTAATTACTGAATACGGGGTGAAAAAAATCATCCGTGTTGGTTCTTGTGGTGCCGTACGTATGGACGTTAAAGTACGTGATGTTATCATTGGTCTTGGTGCATGTACCGATTCAAAAGTAAACCGTATCCGTTTCAAAGATAACGATTTTGCAGCGATTGCTGATTTTGATATGGCACAAGCAGCGGTTCAAGCAGCGAAAGAAAAAGGTAAGCTTGTTCGCGTAGGGAATCTTTTCTCTGCAGACCTCTTCTACACACCAGATTTTGAAATGTTTGATGTGATGGAAAAATACGGCATCTTAGGCGTAGAAATGGAAGCGGCTGGTATCTATGGTGTGGCAGCAGAATATGGTGCAAAAGCACTTTGTATCTGTACCGTTTCAGACCATATTCGTACACACGAACAAACTACTGCGGAAGAACGTCAATTAACCTTCAATGATATGATTGAAATTGCGTTAGAGTCTGTATTAATTGGTGATAAAGCATAA